The following proteins are co-located in the Gloeocapsa sp. PCC 7428 genome:
- a CDS encoding 2TM domain-containing protein: MPPRWPRKPDRRDPAYRRLDDRMNFATHVAIFAVTNSGLWFFYNLKSITWTWLPWLTASWLVVLLVHLIYISAIADYSEPENPSKST; the protein is encoded by the coding sequence ATGCCTCCTCGTTGGCCGCGTAAACCCGATCGCCGCGATCCAGCGTATCGTCGCTTGGACGATCGCATGAATTTTGCAACGCACGTCGCAATCTTTGCTGTGACAAATTCTGGGTTGTGGTTTTTCTACAACCTTAAGTCTATTACTTGGACTTGGCTACCTTGGTTGACGGCAAGTTGGTTAGTTGTGTTACTGGTGCATTTAATTTATATTTCGGCGATCGCTGATTATTCTGAGCCAGAAAATCCCTCAAAGTCTACTTAA
- a CDS encoding DUF3181 family protein codes for MANQSTTEILEALASEIGENVYIDVAKWHLYLSDAKLHKVLAEKFYPLLSANSVNEDEVLAILKDMPIKIGGGRREIPLIDLLPMQCQVNLIDIVEKYQSRF; via the coding sequence ATGGCTAACCAAAGTACGACAGAAATTCTCGAAGCGCTAGCATCTGAAATTGGCGAAAACGTTTATATTGATGTTGCTAAATGGCATCTTTACCTTTCTGATGCAAAGCTACACAAGGTTTTAGCAGAAAAATTTTATCCACTTCTTTCGGCTAATTCTGTTAATGAAGATGAAGTTTTAGCAATTTTAAAAGATATGCCAATTAAGATTGGCGGTGGCAGAAGAGAAATTCCTTTAATTGATTTATTGCCAATGCAATGTCAAGTGAACTTGATCGATATTGTGGAGAAGTATCAAAGTCGATTTTAA
- the murJ gene encoding murein biosynthesis integral membrane protein MurJ → MSEKPSRSLAGIAGIVAVATLLSKLVALVRQQAIAAAFGVGVVANAYSYAYVVPSFFWVLLGGVNGPIHSAIVSVLSKRSKQESAQLVETTTTLVSGLLIFITVILVVFADFFISLLGPQLSPQTQAIATVQLQIMAPMALLAGLVGIGFGTLNTANQYWLLSISPVLSSITIIIGLGILAFQLGDDIVLPRYALLGGQVLAWGTLAGAILQWLAQLITQWRLGLGTLRLRFDFRSPGVREVINIMAPATFSSGMMQINLYTDLFFASGIAGAAAAFSYAGLLVQTPLGIISNMILLPLLPMLSQLAAPEDWVNLKLRIRQGLLVTAITMLPLGALFVALAVPIVRVIYERGAFGQAGSQLVASVLMAYGIGMFVYLARDVLVRVFYALGDGTTPFRVSLLNIILNAGLDYILVKPFGAPGITLATVGVNFASTIMFLLILNRRLNGLPLRDWSIPILSLTASSFVAGTASWATLWATRQILGSEGLIVQLLQLTVSGLVGLGVFAAIALQMNLPEVDLVISRLRQRFAR, encoded by the coding sequence GTGTCTGAAAAACCTTCTCGTTCGTTAGCTGGAATTGCTGGAATCGTTGCAGTTGCAACTTTGCTGAGTAAACTCGTAGCCCTCGTGCGCCAACAAGCGATCGCGGCGGCGTTTGGTGTTGGTGTGGTGGCGAATGCTTATAGCTATGCCTACGTTGTTCCTAGCTTCTTCTGGGTGCTACTCGGTGGTGTCAATGGACCGATTCATAGTGCTATAGTGAGTGTTTTATCCAAACGCAGCAAACAAGAATCTGCGCAGTTAGTCGAAACAACAACCACGCTCGTAAGTGGATTGCTCATTTTCATTACAGTTATCTTGGTTGTCTTCGCCGACTTTTTTATTAGCTTACTAGGTCCGCAACTCAGTCCACAAACACAAGCGATCGCCACTGTGCAACTGCAAATTATGGCACCGATGGCATTACTCGCGGGGTTAGTAGGAATTGGCTTTGGTACTTTAAATACCGCAAATCAATATTGGCTACTTTCAATTAGTCCAGTACTTTCTAGCATCACAATCATTATTGGACTGGGAATCTTAGCCTTTCAACTGGGAGATGATATTGTTTTACCACGGTACGCTTTACTAGGCGGACAAGTTTTAGCTTGGGGAACGCTTGCCGGTGCAATTTTACAATGGCTTGCCCAACTCATTACACAGTGGCGGTTAGGACTTGGGACACTCCGCTTGAGATTTGATTTTCGCTCTCCTGGAGTCCGCGAAGTCATTAATATTATGGCTCCTGCAACGTTTTCATCAGGAATGATGCAAATTAATCTCTATACCGATCTCTTTTTTGCTTCAGGAATTGCAGGTGCAGCAGCAGCATTTAGCTACGCTGGTTTACTTGTGCAAACGCCCTTAGGCATTATTTCAAATATGATTTTGTTGCCCTTACTCCCAATGCTTTCGCAGTTAGCCGCACCCGAAGACTGGGTAAATCTCAAACTGCGTATTCGTCAAGGCTTACTCGTTACGGCAATTACGATGCTACCATTGGGCGCGCTATTTGTTGCTTTAGCAGTTCCCATTGTCCGCGTAATTTACGAACGTGGCGCTTTTGGGCAAGCAGGTTCGCAGTTAGTCGCATCTGTACTCATGGCGTATGGGATTGGAATGTTTGTCTACTTAGCGCGTGATGTCCTCGTTAGAGTATTTTATGCATTGGGTGATGGCACGACTCCGTTTCGCGTTAGTTTGCTCAATATCATCCTCAACGCGGGGCTTGATTACATCCTCGTGAAGCCTTTTGGCGCTCCAGGGATTACGCTAGCAACAGTAGGAGTTAATTTTGCTTCAACAATTATGTTCCTTCTCATCCTCAACCGTCGGCTCAATGGTTTACCGCTGCGTGATTGGAGTATACCGATTTTGAGCCTAACCGCTAGCAGTTTTGTTGCTGGAACTGCGAGTTGGGCGACGCTTTGGGCTACTCGACAAATACTCGGTAGTGAGGGTTTAATTGTTCAGCTGTTGCAACTAACTGTATCTGGTTTAGTTGGACTTGGTGTGTTCGCAGCGATCGCTTTACAAATGAATTTACCTGAAGTTGATCTGGTAATCTCACGCCTGCGCCAGCGTTTTGCGAGATAA
- a CDS encoding type II toxin-antitoxin system HicA family toxin — translation MPKNIPSLKPKQLIKLIEKAGCIFYREGKGDHSLYTRVVEGKTRVVPIDMGAKEMSPAYVLRIFRQFGLTDEEIEDLLK, via the coding sequence ATGCCTAAAAATATTCCCTCTCTCAAGCCAAAGCAATTAATTAAACTTATAGAAAAGGCAGGTTGCATATTTTACCGAGAGGGTAAAGGGGATCATAGTCTTTATACCCGTGTTGTTGAAGGTAAAACACGAGTAGTCCCAATTGATATGGGAGCAAAAGAAATGTCTCCTGCTTATGTATTGCGAATTTTTAGACAGTTTGGATTGACAGATGAAGAAATTGAGGATTTGTTGAAATAG
- a CDS encoding type II toxin-antitoxin system HicB family antitoxin — protein MDFYTVILRQSADYWVALCLENGIVSQGETQDSAIGKLKEAIESFQDVYESRSNVYCAPVPIKELHEFLTVESKEPGSEVYEFRAVYA, from the coding sequence ATGGATTTTTACACCGTTATTCTGCGACAAAGTGCCGATTATTGGGTTGCCTTATGTTTAGAAAATGGAATTGTGAGTCAGGGCGAAACGCAGGATAGCGCAATCGGAAAATTGAAGGAGGCGATTGAGTCTTTTCAAGATGTTTACGAGTCTAGATCTAATGTTTATTGCGCTCCTGTTCCGATAAAGGAATTGCACGAGTTTTTGACTGTAGAGTCAAAGGAGCCAGGATCAGAAGTTTACGAGTTTAGGGCAGTTTATGCCTAA
- a CDS encoding LysE family transporter, whose translation MFALFFTALLLGFIFNAAPGAVFAETIRQGMRGGFKGALAVQIGSLVGDALWAVLGLTGVGLLLQWDLLRLPIGLAGVLYLLWLAWDAWQEANKEFSIKLDRTNTHSKNALRSGILLSITNPQNVAYWAALGSAMGAIGVSDPTVSHNLIFFTGFMVASMLWAFLCAGIITQVLQRSPRYWTNLTYRACAIAFLVLALALLRNLWSLYVSPQNSVQPPAIHSEP comes from the coding sequence ATGTTCGCACTTTTCTTTACTGCACTGCTTTTAGGATTCATCTTTAATGCTGCACCTGGAGCAGTTTTTGCAGAGACTATTCGACAGGGAATGAGAGGTGGGTTTAAAGGTGCGTTAGCTGTACAAATTGGCTCACTTGTAGGAGATGCGCTTTGGGCTGTACTAGGTTTAACAGGCGTTGGATTACTTTTGCAATGGGACTTATTACGTCTACCAATTGGGCTTGCTGGCGTACTCTATCTACTTTGGCTAGCTTGGGATGCATGGCAAGAGGCAAATAAAGAATTTAGCATCAAGCTCGATCGAACAAACACTCACAGTAAAAATGCTTTGCGTTCTGGTATTTTGCTATCAATCACAAATCCACAAAATGTAGCGTACTGGGCAGCTTTAGGCAGTGCAATGGGTGCTATCGGAGTGAGCGATCCTACAGTTAGCCACAATTTAATCTTTTTCACTGGCTTTATGGTTGCGTCGATGCTCTGGGCATTTCTTTGTGCTGGAATTATTACTCAAGTGTTGCAGCGATCGCCAAGATATTGGACAAATTTAACTTACCGAGCTTGTGCCATTGCCTTTTTAGTCCTTGCTCTTGCCTTGCTACGAAACCTCTGGAGTTTATATGTATCTCCTCAAAATTCGGTACAGCCTCCAGCAATTCACAGCGAACCTTAA